Proteins encoded by one window of Musa acuminata AAA Group cultivar baxijiao chromosome BXJ2-9, Cavendish_Baxijiao_AAA, whole genome shotgun sequence:
- the LOC135621939 gene encoding wall-associated receptor kinase 5-like: MRRPREAVLRMLLTLAAAAAAATNAETSNCSDKCGQVLVQYPFGIEPGCYRVGFAITCDRSDGNSPKAFLGTSDIEMTEISLLHGQSRVKAQVSWECYNETAVVSTNSNIPSKSFAVNGVYKISDDRNKFTLIGCNSMAYLQSQQTADGPYPYVYYTGCLSYCEDTSKVINGVCNGIGCCQTSIPSGLSDTSFSFTAYSHQYFLSFSPCSYVFIVDQDYYSFSATDLTMDTNKSMPLWLDWAVRDAATCEEAKGSDNYACRSQNSVCTKARSGAGYLCNCSQGHQGNPYLVDGCQDIDECKLPEKYPCYGVCSNLPGSYHCTCPPGKRGDPFNGPCVLSSLFVTKVVIGVSSALFATLALISAMLITRSKRRHAREKEKLLKEISNGRILSMQMDTLTVFTLQDLQRATDNFHYSRVLGRGGHGVVYRGVLEDRRKVAIKKTLLTIEAQNGEAMEVRQKEFLNELKILTQINHRNVVRLFGCCLEEKIPLLVYEFVPNGTLSHFIHKRDPNPSVPLDVVLKIAVESAEALAYLHSSTSRAIIHGDVKPSNILLDDKLMAKVSDFGASTLLLTDRTQTVSFVQGTIGYVDPDFMETRRLTAKTDVYSFGVVLLELVTRKKAVLDDASGVRELASMSRKELLRILDEQFVREGGMVLLEKVVELALQCLRRRRDERPDMKRVAEKLRKFIRIRQQQRGELYTDEIDTGYLIPDSSIYHSFDRTLMQGMGS, from the exons ATGAGAAGACCAAGAGAAGCAGTTCTTCGGATGCTGCTGACacttgcagcagctgcagcagcagcgaCGAATGCAGAAACCTCAAACTGCTCGGACAAGTGCGGCCAAGTGCTTGTCCAGTATCCTTTCGGCATCGAGCCAGGTTGCTACAGAGTTGGATTCGCCATCACATGCGACCGCTCGGATGGCAACTCCCCCAAAGCTTTCCTCGGCACAAGCGACATCGAGATGACCGAGATCTCGCTGCTCCACGGCCAGTCTCGCGTGAAGGCTCAAGTAAGTTGGGAGTGCTACAACGAGACCGCCGTGGTGAGCACCAACTCCAACATACCATCCAAAAGCTTCGCTGTCAATGGAGTGTACAAGATCTCCGACGACCGCAACAAGTTCACTCTCATCGGTTGCAACTCAATGGCATATCTACAAAGCCAGCAGACGGCCGACGGCCCGTATCCCTATGTCTACTATACTGGTTGCTTATCGTACTGCGAAGATACAAGCAAAGTCATCAATGGGGTTTGCAATGGCATAGGATGCTGCCAAACCAGCATCCCGTCAGGCCTCAGTGACACTTCCTTCTCTTTCACTGCATATTCCCATCAATATTTTTTGAGCTTTAGTCCATGTAGCTACGTTTTCATTGTTGATCAAGACTACTACTCATTTAGCGCCACCGATTTAACCATGGACACAAACAAATCCATGCCGCTGTGGCTGGATTGGGCAGTCAGAGATGCTGCAACATGCGAGGAGGCGAAGGGCTCTGATAATTATGCATGCCGAAGTCAAAACAGTGTGTGCACGAAGGCCAGGAGTGGTGCAGGCTACCTTTGTAATTGCTCACAAGGACACCAAGGCAACCCCTATCTTGTCGATGGATGCCAAG ATATCGATGAGTGTAAGCTACCGGAGAAGTATCCTTGCTATGGAGTCTGCAGTAATCTCCCAGGAAGCTACCATTGCACTTGCCCACCTGGCAAGCGTGGTGACCCATTTAATGGACCATGTGTCCTCAGCAGCCTATTTGTTACGAAGGTTGTCATAG GTGTCTCTTCTGCCTTGTTCGCGACGCTGGCTCTCATTTCTGCAATGCTTATAACACGTTCAAAGAGGAGGCACGCACGGGAAAAGGAGAAGCTTTTGAAAGAGATATCGAACGGGAGGATACTGTCAATGCAAATGGACACATTGACTGTGTTTACACTGCAAGATCTACAGCGGGCAACGGACAACTTCCACTACAGCAGAGTACTTGGACGCGGAGGCCACGGTGTGGTTTACAGAGGAGTTCTGGAGGACCGACGAAAGGTGGCTATCAAGAAGACTCTGCTGACCATCGAGGCACAGAATGGAGAAGCCATGGAGGTACGACAGAAGGAGTTCTTGAACGAGTTAAAGATTCTGACACAGATCAACCACAGGAACGTGGTGAGACTCTTTGGATGTTGTTTGGAGGAGAAGATTCCATTGCTGGTCTATGAATTCGTTCCCAACGGTACCCTCTCCCACTTCATTCATAAAAGAGATCCTAACCCATCGGTCCCCTTGGACGTTGTTCTCAAGATCGCAGTGGAATCCGCAGAAGCGCTTGCTTATTTGCATTCATCAACATCTCGTGCAATCATTCACGGGGACGTGAAGCCCAGCAACATACTCCTGGATGACAAATTGATGGCGAAGGTGTCGGATTTTGGAGCGTCGACACTGCTGCTAACAGATAGAACTCAGACTGTGAGCTTTGTGCAAGGAACTATTGGCTATGTAGACCCTGATTTCATGGAAACAAGGCGCCTGACTGCAAAAACTGATGTATACAGCTTTGGAGTCGTCCTCCTGGAACTAGTCACCAGGAAGAAGGCAGTCTTGGATGATGCTTCTGGTGTGCGCGAGTTGGCATCGATGAGCAGGAAGGAGCTTCTTCGCATTTTGGATGAGCAGTTTGTGCGTGAAGGAGGAATGGTTTTGCTGGAGAAGGTCGTCGAGCTTGCACTTCAGTGTCTTCGTCGTCGAAGGGATGAGAGACCAGACATGAAGCGGGTGGCGGAGAAGCTACGGAAGTTTATACGAATCCGGCAGCAACAGAGGGGAGAACTTTACACGGATGAAATAGACACAGGGTATCTTATACCGGATTCTTCTATCTACCACAGTTTCGATAGAACACTGATGCAAGGGATGGGATCTTGA